One genomic window of Streptomonospora nanhaiensis includes the following:
- a CDS encoding MinD/ParA family ATP-binding protein produces MRDTARTAAPGGGRHGDSLLRRVGRGAVWPFRPPEDVLTPIALGRELQRSVTTGRRIVVSRPRGGPAESTVSALLALVYAHYRNDRVLAMDLGPGTGSLAARFGGGHGGPGTGLAAPGIESDSFADVEPCLAPVRDRLWLLPGLQEVIAEGRLDARTYRDKVLALTRFFGLTVIDRAADISDDLNRAAQASAHAHVLVVPATREGAADIGRAFDWMTANGADSLPRRIVVVFTEQERGQDRAFDYPGSAGILRGSGAEVFRLAYDRHLAGGTPIDPARVSAATHATATRVAVECLRRAVSM; encoded by the coding sequence ATGCGCGACACCGCGAGGACGGCGGCACCGGGCGGCGGCCGCCACGGCGACTCCCTGCTGCGCCGGGTGGGGCGCGGCGCGGTGTGGCCGTTCCGGCCGCCCGAGGACGTGCTGACCCCCATCGCCCTGGGCCGCGAACTCCAGCGGTCGGTCACCACCGGCCGCCGGATCGTGGTCAGCCGCCCGCGCGGCGGCCCGGCCGAGAGCACCGTCAGCGCGCTGCTGGCGCTCGTCTACGCGCACTACCGCAACGACCGCGTGCTGGCCATGGACCTCGGCCCGGGCACCGGCTCCCTGGCGGCCCGCTTCGGCGGGGGCCACGGCGGGCCGGGTACGGGCCTGGCGGCTCCCGGCATCGAGTCCGACTCCTTCGCGGACGTCGAGCCGTGCCTGGCGCCCGTCCGCGACCGCCTGTGGCTGCTGCCGGGGCTCCAGGAGGTGATCGCCGAGGGCCGCCTGGACGCCCGCACCTACCGCGACAAGGTGCTGGCGCTGACCCGGTTCTTCGGGCTCACCGTCATCGACCGCGCGGCCGACATCTCCGACGACCTCAACCGCGCGGCCCAGGCCAGCGCGCACGCCCACGTGCTCGTGGTGCCGGCCACCCGCGAGGGCGCCGCCGACATCGGGCGCGCCTTCGACTGGATGACCGCCAACGGCGCCGACTCCCTGCCGCGCCGCATCGTGGTGGTGTTCACCGAGCAGGAGCGCGGGCAGGACCGCGCGTTCGACTACCCCGGCTCCGCCGGGATCCTGCGCGGCAGCGGCGCCGAGGTGTTCCGGCTGGCCTACGACCGCCACCTGGCGGGCGGCACCCCCATCGACCCCGCCCGCGTCTCGGCCGCCACCCACGCCACCGCCACGCGTGTGGCCGTGGAGTGCCTGCGCCGGGCCGTGTCCATGTGA
- the eccD gene encoding type VII secretion integral membrane protein EccD, with amino-acid sequence MTSWSRVTLVGENRRVDAVLPAQEPVGALMPEVLRLLGDRVHNPALPMHLATASGVHLDSDTTLADRGIADGDVLRLVRVDEPVPAPVVHEVPDAVGDVLDGNQGRWNPTAARWSATGAVTALVLALCVLLWQGTGTTTGAAVLATAAVALLGLGCAVAATWREPFGTALAIAGGAAAAYTLWTGTAAFGWPGWVLWGGLAAVAAAVVAALGLTTGLGRGGVIGGAVIAGYALVWAGGAALGLELSRIAAVVAVACVVVLSLILRVAMALSGLTVLDDRRGSGSPVARADVMTALAGAHRTMTLATVATAVSAAAAGLWLTRDLGGWTAALAALLAIVVASRSRLFPLILQKVPLMAAALLIVVALAMAWADTGGWALWAAMGVLAACLLVPVVVLTVDQPEHSRARLRRIANRFEAVAVVVLIPVAIGSLGTYTRLINTF; translated from the coding sequence ATGACCTCCTGGAGCCGCGTGACCCTCGTCGGCGAGAACCGCCGGGTCGACGCCGTTCTCCCCGCTCAGGAGCCGGTCGGCGCGCTGATGCCCGAGGTGCTGCGGCTGCTCGGCGACCGCGTGCACAACCCCGCGCTCCCGATGCACCTGGCCACGGCCTCCGGGGTGCACCTGGACAGCGACACCACCCTGGCCGACCGGGGCATCGCCGACGGCGACGTCCTGCGCCTGGTGCGGGTCGACGAACCCGTGCCCGCACCGGTCGTGCACGAGGTCCCCGACGCCGTCGGCGACGTCCTCGACGGCAACCAGGGCCGGTGGAACCCCACCGCCGCCCGCTGGAGCGCCACCGGCGCCGTCACCGCCCTGGTCCTGGCCCTCTGCGTCCTGCTGTGGCAGGGCACCGGCACCACCACCGGGGCCGCCGTGCTCGCGACCGCCGCCGTGGCACTGCTGGGCCTGGGCTGCGCGGTCGCCGCCACCTGGCGCGAGCCCTTCGGCACCGCGCTGGCCATCGCCGGCGGCGCCGCGGCCGCCTACACCCTGTGGACGGGCACCGCCGCCTTCGGCTGGCCGGGGTGGGTGCTGTGGGGCGGGCTGGCCGCCGTCGCGGCGGCCGTCGTCGCCGCCCTGGGCCTCACCACCGGCCTGGGGCGCGGCGGCGTCATCGGCGGAGCGGTGATCGCCGGATACGCCCTGGTGTGGGCCGGCGGCGCGGCACTGGGCCTGGAACTCTCGCGCATCGCCGCGGTCGTGGCGGTGGCGTGCGTGGTCGTGCTCAGCCTGATCCTGCGGGTCGCCATGGCCCTGTCGGGGCTGACCGTCCTCGACGACCGGCGCGGCTCGGGCTCGCCGGTGGCGCGCGCCGACGTCATGACCGCGCTGGCCGGGGCGCACCGCACCATGACCCTGGCCACGGTCGCCACCGCGGTGTCGGCGGCGGCCGCCGGGCTGTGGCTCACCCGCGACCTCGGCGGCTGGACCGCCGCCCTCGCCGCGCTGCTGGCGATCGTGGTCGCGAGCCGGTCCCGGCTGTTCCCGCTGATCCTGCAGAAGGTCCCGCTGATGGCGGCGGCCCTGCTCATCGTGGTCGCCCTGGCCATGGCCTGGGCCGACACCGGCGGGTGGGCGCTGTGGGCCGCCATGGGGGTGCTGGCCGCGTGCCTGCTCGTCCCCGTCGTGGTGCTCACCGTGGACCAGCCCGAGCACAGCCGGGCGCGGCTGCGGCGCATCGCCAACCGCTTCGAGGCGGTCGCGGTGGTCGTGCTCATCCCGGTGGCGATCGGGTCGCTGGGCACCTACACGCGGCTGATCAACACGTTCTGA
- a CDS encoding DUF6507 family protein yields MGATWDIEAPQVNEVVQTVGGHVGGDDGEGGLVAKIETFGGHVEDAGTAAASGPIGTALEEFVTEYGQTLQSMVLKTAAAINGCVKATGYYLEGNLQMAADAQSNADNIDSLDL; encoded by the coding sequence ATGGGCGCAACGTGGGACATCGAGGCCCCCCAGGTCAACGAGGTCGTGCAGACCGTCGGCGGGCATGTCGGCGGCGACGACGGCGAGGGCGGCCTCGTGGCCAAGATCGAGACCTTCGGCGGCCACGTCGAGGACGCCGGTACCGCCGCGGCCAGCGGGCCCATCGGCACGGCGCTGGAGGAGTTCGTCACCGAGTACGGCCAGACCCTGCAGAGCATGGTGCTCAAGACCGCCGCCGCCATCAACGGCTGCGTGAAGGCCACCGGCTACTACCTTGAGGGCAACCTGCAGATGGCGGCCGACGCCCAGAGCAACGCCGACAACATCGACTCGCTCGACCTGTAG
- a CDS encoding TNT domain-containing protein produces MARDYDSQLLESVAVRRKRLREAVLFGPQRTRRRLDENVAKILIGLALSAVMCAGSIGWSFLQNQLASQEQAQREQDQAASPPPDVAAAPVPADWVGADVTMEMLRAELDRAEVPPGLYVLPGDPRPPAGTVDSYYLLTENERGFAAGIVEFEQGRTGAEFATEDEAARWLYSELVLVDAEPQTLSAAEELAADQRTAELTQQIQQQIREGSGDSVRHTLRADTVVDAFGNESGSLLFPDGMAFSERGLPEISRGGEPAAPTAAPSPSPADDLRPADPADPSPPAAASPSASPSTDPGDQAAAQNYHRYRVTHPFTVEASLSPGTDGHPGGGVRFTVDAGGFTQPPALPSIRWLLANGYLERVEVTDVPA; encoded by the coding sequence ATGGCCCGCGACTACGACAGCCAGCTCCTGGAGTCGGTCGCCGTCCGCCGCAAGCGCCTCCGCGAGGCCGTGCTGTTCGGGCCCCAGCGCACGCGTCGGCGGCTGGACGAGAACGTCGCCAAGATCCTCATCGGCCTGGCGCTGTCGGCCGTCATGTGCGCGGGCAGCATCGGCTGGTCCTTCCTGCAGAACCAGCTCGCCAGCCAGGAGCAGGCCCAGCGCGAGCAGGACCAGGCCGCCTCGCCCCCGCCCGACGTCGCCGCGGCGCCCGTGCCCGCCGACTGGGTCGGGGCCGACGTCACCATGGAGATGCTGCGGGCCGAACTCGACCGCGCCGAGGTCCCGCCCGGCCTCTACGTGCTGCCCGGCGACCCCCGCCCGCCGGCCGGCACCGTCGACAGCTACTACCTCCTCACCGAGAACGAGCGCGGCTTCGCCGCGGGCATCGTGGAGTTCGAGCAGGGCCGCACCGGCGCGGAGTTCGCCACCGAGGACGAGGCCGCCCGCTGGCTCTACAGCGAACTCGTCCTTGTCGACGCCGAACCCCAGACCCTCAGCGCGGCCGAGGAACTGGCCGCCGACCAGCGCACCGCCGAACTCACCCAGCAGATCCAGCAGCAGATCCGCGAGGGCAGCGGCGACTCCGTCCGCCACACCCTGCGGGCCGACACCGTGGTCGACGCCTTCGGCAACGAGAGCGGTTCGCTCCTCTTCCCCGACGGCATGGCCTTCAGCGAGCGCGGCCTGCCCGAGATCAGCCGCGGCGGCGAACCCGCCGCGCCCACCGCCGCGCCCTCGCCCTCGCCCGCCGACGACCTGCGCCCCGCCGACCCCGCCGACCCCTCGCCCCCCGCCGCCGCGAGCCCCTCGGCCTCACCCTCGACCGACCCCGGCGACCAGGCCGCCGCCCAGAACTACCACCGCTACCGCGTGACCCACCCCTTCACCGTCGAGGCCTCGCTGTCCCCCGGCACCGACGGCCACCCCGGCGGCGGCGTCCGGTTCACCGTCGACGCCGGCGGGTTCACCCAGCCGCCCGCGCTGCCGAGCATCCGGTGGCTGCTGGCCAACGGCTACCTCGAACGCGTCGAGGTGACCGACGTCCCCGCCTGA
- a CDS encoding terpene synthase family protein, whose product MDAFTLPDFYLSHPARINPNVERARRHTMAWARDMGMLDTPSPRGGLVWDEPALAAMDYALMCAYTHPDCDGPMLDLITDWYVWVFFFDDDFLEEFKYSRDLKGGQAYLDRLELFMTDDGQDAPEPENAAERGLDDLWRRTVPLMSADWRRRFRASTHFLMVESMWELDNIQRQRIANPIEYIQMRRRVGGAPWSANLVEVAAGAEIPAEVAATRPVKVLTDTFADAVHLRNDLFSYQREVREEGENSNAVLVFERFFDCSTQQAAEMVNDLLTSRLLQFEDTALVEIPAMLADHAVPPPGQADVAAYTKGLQDWQAGGHEWHARSSRYMNQGAATRSGGLHGPTGLGTSAGRPVFTSIGPGARRRARQHSQPVCPPVGHLDLPPLHIPFEVRLSPHQDTARRASREWARAMGMITPTPPAGLDGVWDDDEFTAMDLAFCAARIAPDGDLDGVTLAALWLTWGTYGDDAYPRVFGATRNLGAAKALTDRLPAFMPLDMGAVPEPANAVERGLADLWRRTAAPMPTAARQSFRTAVEEMTTSWLWELGNQAANRVPDPVDYLEMRRRTFGSDMTISLSRLAHYEEVPEGVYQTRTLRELETAAQDAACYLNDLYSYQKEIEFEGEVHNMVLVIENFLDVDRHTARDIVVDLIRVRVEQFEHILATGLPDLFEQWELDDNARRVVTAHAEHLKEWMSGILAWHDEVARYREDWLRAKHRPQAPSGFWWRPTGLGTSAARLAPAATT is encoded by the coding sequence ATGGACGCGTTCACACTGCCCGACTTCTACCTGTCGCATCCCGCCCGCATCAATCCGAACGTGGAGCGTGCCCGTCGGCACACCATGGCGTGGGCGCGCGACATGGGGATGCTCGACACCCCCTCACCCAGAGGCGGCCTGGTGTGGGACGAACCCGCGCTCGCGGCCATGGACTACGCGCTGATGTGCGCCTACACCCATCCCGACTGCGACGGCCCCATGCTCGACCTGATCACCGACTGGTACGTCTGGGTCTTCTTCTTCGACGACGACTTCCTGGAGGAGTTCAAGTACTCCCGCGACCTCAAGGGCGGGCAGGCCTACCTCGACCGCCTCGAACTCTTCATGACCGACGACGGCCAGGACGCCCCTGAGCCCGAGAACGCCGCCGAACGCGGCCTCGACGACCTCTGGCGGCGCACCGTGCCCCTGATGTCGGCCGACTGGCGGCGCCGGTTCCGCGCCAGCACCCACTTCCTCATGGTCGAGTCCATGTGGGAACTGGACAACATCCAGCGCCAACGGATCGCCAACCCCATCGAGTACATCCAGATGCGCCGCCGCGTGGGCGGCGCCCCCTGGTCGGCCAACCTCGTCGAGGTCGCCGCCGGCGCCGAGATCCCCGCCGAGGTCGCCGCCACCCGCCCCGTCAAGGTCCTCACCGACACCTTCGCCGACGCCGTCCACCTGCGCAACGACCTGTTCTCCTACCAGCGCGAGGTCCGCGAGGAGGGCGAGAACTCCAACGCCGTCCTGGTGTTCGAGCGGTTCTTCGACTGCTCCACCCAGCAGGCCGCCGAGATGGTCAACGACCTGCTCACCTCCCGGCTGCTGCAGTTCGAGGACACCGCCCTGGTCGAGATCCCCGCCATGCTCGCCGACCACGCCGTGCCGCCGCCCGGCCAGGCCGACGTCGCCGCCTACACCAAGGGCCTGCAGGACTGGCAGGCCGGCGGGCACGAGTGGCACGCACGCTCCAGCCGGTACATGAACCAGGGCGCCGCCACCCGCTCCGGCGGCCTGCACGGCCCCACCGGCCTGGGCACCTCGGCCGGCCGGCCGGTCTTCACCTCCATCGGCCCCGGCGCGCGCCGCCGCGCCCGCCAGCACTCCCAGCCGGTGTGCCCGCCGGTGGGGCACCTGGACCTCCCGCCGCTGCACATCCCCTTCGAGGTCCGCCTCAGCCCCCACCAGGACACCGCCCGCCGTGCCTCCCGCGAGTGGGCGCGCGCCATGGGCATGATCACGCCCACCCCGCCCGCGGGCCTCGACGGCGTGTGGGACGACGACGAGTTCACCGCCATGGACCTCGCCTTCTGCGCGGCCCGGATCGCCCCCGACGGCGACCTCGACGGCGTCACCCTGGCCGCCCTGTGGCTCACCTGGGGCACCTACGGCGACGACGCCTACCCCCGGGTCTTCGGCGCCACCCGCAACCTCGGCGCGGCCAAGGCGCTCACCGACCGGCTGCCCGCCTTCATGCCGCTGGACATGGGAGCGGTCCCCGAGCCCGCCAACGCCGTCGAACGCGGCCTGGCCGACCTCTGGCGGCGCACCGCCGCGCCCATGCCCACGGCCGCCCGGCAGAGCTTCCGCACCGCCGTCGAGGAGATGACCACCAGCTGGCTGTGGGAGCTGGGCAACCAGGCCGCCAACCGGGTGCCCGATCCGGTCGACTACCTCGAGATGCGCCGCCGCACCTTCGGCTCGGACATGACCATCAGCCTGTCGCGGCTGGCCCACTACGAGGAGGTCCCCGAGGGCGTCTACCAGACCCGCACCCTGCGCGAACTCGAGACCGCCGCGCAGGACGCCGCCTGCTACCTCAACGACCTGTACTCATACCAGAAGGAGATCGAGTTCGAGGGCGAGGTCCACAACATGGTGCTGGTGATCGAGAACTTCCTCGACGTCGACCGCCACACCGCCCGCGACATCGTCGTGGACCTCATCCGGGTGCGCGTGGAGCAGTTCGAGCACATCCTCGCCACCGGCCTGCCCGACCTGTTCGAGCAGTGGGAGCTGGACGACAACGCCCGCCGCGTGGTCACCGCCCACGCCGAGCACCTCAAGGAGTGGATGTCGGGCATCCTCGCCTGGCACGACGAGGTCGCCCGCTACCGCGAGGACTGGCTGCGCGCCAAGCACCGGCCGCAGGCGCCCTCCGGGTTCTGGTGGCGGCCCACCGGCCTGGGCACGTCGGCGGCGCGCCTGGCGCCGGCCGCCACCACCTAG
- a CDS encoding pore-forming ESAT-6 family protein gives MTNGRNSYDIGASQEAQTNIQNVMSQLEAIIGEHDVDVSNAMADFQADGVSDEYSAKELKWHNAGNEVREIIRLVRETLETNDGTAQEALTRANAAVQAI, from the coding sequence GTGACCAACGGACGCAACAGCTACGACATCGGCGCCTCCCAGGAGGCGCAGACCAACATCCAGAACGTGATGTCCCAGCTTGAGGCCATCATCGGCGAGCACGACGTCGACGTCAGCAACGCCATGGCCGACTTCCAGGCCGACGGCGTCTCCGACGAGTACAGCGCCAAGGAACTCAAGTGGCACAACGCGGGCAACGAGGTCCGCGAGATCATCCGCCTCGTGCGCGAGACCCTGGAGACCAACGACGGCACCGCGCAGGAGGCGCTCACCCGCGCCAACGCCGCCGTCCAGGCCATCTGA